One genomic segment of Paenibacillus xylanexedens includes these proteins:
- a CDS encoding WGxxGxxG family protein, producing MMKKGTTIIASVLLVAAMAGPAAADGHMSKGMDTTGSRVRSYQDTNYMDRTNTNSNMNMNMDGNYRNNGDYRTNSVRANATTTNRDNGMDWGWLGLLGLLGLAGMRKRVTDHNER from the coding sequence ATGATGAAGAAAGGTACAACAATTATTGCTTCCGTGCTTCTGGTGGCCGCGATGGCTGGCCCTGCTGCTGCTGATGGTCATATGTCCAAAGGAATGGATACAACCGGCTCACGTGTCCGGTCTTATCAGGACACCAACTACATGGACCGCACAAACACTAATTCCAACATGAATATGAACATGGATGGAAACTACCGCAACAATGGTGATTATCGTACCAACAGTGTTCGGGCAAACGCCACAACAACCAACCGTGACAATGGCATGGATTGGGGCTGGCTTGGTTTACTGGGACTGCTTGGATTAGCGGGCATGCGTAAAAGAGTGACGGATCACAACGAACGTTAA